In one window of Methanolobus mangrovi DNA:
- a CDS encoding DHH family phosphoesterase, translated as MKFNIEMQKLKELAREAADVIEKHDHVRVISHNDADGLTSAGIICQALMRKDIRFHTTIVPRLDRSVVEIVKASAGDDDLVLFCDMGSGQSDIISEIKQDIVVLDHHVPVGKTPAKVLVNPHLVGIDGAMHVSGSGTTFFVAMEMEPANIDLAGLAIAGAVGDKQLFSTLNGHILEEAVNAEVVTVKKGLRIGDGDLAKVLEYTPEPYLDITGDREKIDNFLDILGLHGNIEDLDPDQTKKLTSAIALKLAKHASPEAIDAAIGDVYILNKEIVHNVYDLVAILNTCGKADKGGMGLSICMKNNTHLAEATDMAMSHQISIVENIKKGMDMVKQGKSIGYLIGEEMESTGMIASTFVRYVNPEMPFVAVNQVEELVKVSARGTRALVEKGLDLSFALREAAKLVGGEGGGHNVASGASIPPGTAEQFIAKVDEIVAEQLPHKEQSE; from the coding sequence ATGAAATTTAATATAGAGATGCAAAAACTCAAGGAACTGGCAAGAGAGGCAGCAGATGTCATTGAAAAGCATGACCATGTACGTGTCATTTCACACAATGATGCCGACGGCCTTACATCTGCAGGAATAATCTGCCAGGCACTCATGAGAAAAGACATCCGTTTTCACACTACTATCGTACCCAGACTTGACAGATCCGTGGTTGAAATAGTGAAGGCAAGCGCTGGAGACGATGACCTTGTACTTTTCTGCGACATGGGCAGCGGGCAGTCAGACATCATATCTGAGATCAAACAGGACATAGTTGTACTGGACCACCATGTTCCGGTGGGAAAAACACCTGCAAAGGTTCTTGTAAATCCTCATCTTGTTGGAATTGACGGAGCAATGCATGTGTCCGGGTCCGGAACCACTTTCTTTGTGGCAATGGAAATGGAACCTGCAAACATAGACCTTGCAGGACTTGCAATTGCAGGTGCTGTAGGTGATAAACAGCTTTTCAGCACCCTTAATGGCCATATACTGGAAGAGGCCGTGAATGCAGAAGTAGTGACTGTTAAAAAAGGACTTAGGATTGGTGACGGAGACCTGGCAAAAGTGCTTGAGTACACACCTGAACCTTACCTCGACATCACTGGTGACAGGGAGAAAATTGATAATTTCCTTGATATTCTCGGGCTTCATGGCAATATTGAGGACCTCGACCCCGACCAGACCAAGAAACTAACATCCGCAATCGCACTTAAACTTGCAAAACATGCAAGTCCCGAAGCCATAGATGCAGCTATTGGTGATGTGTACATCCTGAACAAGGAGATAGTACATAATGTCTATGACCTCGTTGCAATACTGAACACCTGTGGCAAGGCCGATAAAGGTGGCATGGGGCTGTCTATCTGTATGAAGAATAACACACACCTTGCAGAAGCAACGGACATGGCAATGTCCCACCAGATATCCATTGTAGAGAATATCAAGAAAGGTATGGATATGGTAAAGCAGGGGAAAAGTATCGGCTACCTGATAGGTGAGGAAATGGAATCAACAGGCATGATAGCCAGTACTTTCGTCAGGTATGTCAACCCTGAAATGCCATTTGTTGCAGTTAATCAGGTAGAGGAACTTGTGAAGGTTTCTGCAAGAGGTACCCGTGCACTTGTGGAAAAAGGACTTGACCTGTCTTTTGCGCTCCGAGAAGCTGCTAAGCTGGTAGGTGGCGAAGGTGGAGGACATAATGTGGCATCCGGTGCCTCGATACCTCCGGGAACCGCAGAACAGTTCATCGCCAAAGTTGACGAGATCGTTGCAGAGCAACTCCCTCATAAGGAGCAGAGTGAATGA
- the glmU gene encoding bifunctional sugar-1-phosphate nucleotidylyltransferase/acetyltransferase: MKVVILAAGEGTRMRPLTASKPKVMLPIANKPMMEHTINAAMDAGIKEFLIVTGYRENSIMEYFKDGNHLGISVEYVHQEEQLGTANAIGYAKDYVKGHFIVLNGDMLVSTEHIKHLISRTEDAIISVKEVEDPSQFGVIENKEERVTRIIEKPKNPATNLANAGIYLFDDVIFEYIDKTGKSKRGEYEITDSLQMMIDDGCSVGYEILTSDWIDIGRPWDMLDANKVLLENIDDTHEGTVEPYATLHGNVKVGKNTIVRNGAYIIGPVVIGENCDIGPNCFIRSSTAIGNDVHIGNAVEVKNSIIMDGTKIGHLSYLGDSVIGTACNFGAGTKVANLRHDNKNVKSMVKGELVDTGRRKLGVIMGDDVHTGINTSINIGTVMEPGSSTMPGEVVMYKRKTN, translated from the coding sequence ATGAAAGTAGTTATACTTGCTGCCGGTGAAGGCACAAGGATGAGACCGCTGACAGCATCTAAACCAAAAGTGATGCTCCCCATAGCGAACAAACCCATGATGGAACATACCATTAATGCTGCTATGGATGCAGGAATCAAAGAGTTCCTTATTGTTACAGGATACCGTGAAAATTCAATAATGGAGTATTTCAAGGATGGAAACCACCTTGGGATCAGTGTGGAGTATGTGCACCAGGAAGAGCAACTTGGAACTGCCAACGCCATAGGTTATGCAAAAGATTACGTTAAAGGGCATTTCATTGTTCTAAACGGAGACATGCTTGTAAGCACAGAACACATCAAACATCTGATATCCAGAACAGAGGATGCGATCATCAGTGTAAAGGAAGTGGAAGATCCTTCACAGTTCGGTGTCATTGAAAATAAGGAAGAGAGAGTCACACGGATCATCGAGAAGCCAAAGAACCCGGCAACAAACCTTGCAAATGCCGGAATATATCTTTTTGATGATGTTATTTTTGAGTACATAGATAAAACAGGAAAATCAAAAAGAGGAGAGTATGAGATAACTGATTCATTGCAGATGATGATAGATGATGGCTGCAGTGTTGGTTATGAGATACTCACCAGTGACTGGATCGACATTGGAAGGCCCTGGGATATGCTGGATGCAAACAAGGTGCTACTTGAGAATATCGATGATACCCATGAAGGTACTGTTGAACCTTATGCGACCCTGCATGGAAATGTAAAGGTTGGCAAGAACACAATTGTCCGCAATGGTGCCTATATAATCGGACCGGTGGTCATTGGTGAAAACTGTGATATCGGACCTAACTGCTTCATCAGGTCTTCAACTGCCATTGGTAACGATGTCCATATTGGCAATGCTGTTGAGGTCAAGAACAGTATAATAATGGATGGCACTAAAATAGGACATCTCAGTTATCTCGGTGACAGTGTCATAGGCACAGCCTGCAACTTCGGTGCCGGTACAAAGGTTGCGAACCTGCGACACGATAATAAGAACGTAAAATCAATGGTTAAGGGTGAACTGGTAGATACCGGCCGCAGGAAACTTGGCGTCATCATGGGAGATGATGTTCACACAGGCATCAATACAAGCATCAACATCGGTACAGTAATGGAACCGGGAAGTTCCACTATGCCCGGTGAAGTTGTTATGTACAAAAGAAAAACTAATTAA
- the glmM gene encoding phosphoglucosamine mutase, translated as MKLFGSSGIRGLANVEVTVDLALKVGMALGRSKKTAVIGRDPRVAGEMIEHALISGLMSAGCNVVRAGILTTPTLAYAARNYDCGVMVTASHNPAQDVGIKLWNPDGMAFDSTQQEEIEYIIEKEDFVNVPWNRIGEITSYENAVRDHIDMIQSHSTGAPIRVVVDCGGGAGGTITPFLLREMGCEVITLNSQIDGHFPARNPEPKDSNLWMLKRAVTEFKAELGIAHDGDADRMMAVDENGIFVSGDEMLAIFARYECKDNPKVVVPVDTSMIVDDALPGSTIIHTRVGDVYVAEEMKKQKADFGGEPSGSWIFPRISYCPDGIYAAALLVDIVKEKKLSVLREELPQYPTLRSTVECDNSRKSEVMKAISSRLASMGEVSSIDGIRVDMEDGWVLVRPSGTEAKIRITAEARKNVEELHAKVETIVKECLQ; from the coding sequence ATGAAATTATTTGGTTCATCAGGCATCCGGGGACTTGCAAATGTAGAAGTCACCGTTGACCTGGCTCTGAAAGTGGGAATGGCTCTTGGAAGATCAAAGAAGACCGCCGTTATTGGAAGAGACCCCCGTGTAGCCGGAGAGATGATAGAACATGCGCTCATCTCAGGCCTCATGTCTGCAGGATGCAATGTTGTCCGTGCAGGCATCCTGACAACACCGACTCTTGCATATGCAGCCCGCAATTATGACTGCGGAGTTATGGTCACTGCATCACATAACCCTGCACAGGATGTTGGGATCAAACTCTGGAACCCTGATGGGATGGCTTTTGACTCCACCCAGCAGGAAGAAATTGAGTATATCATCGAGAAAGAGGATTTTGTCAATGTTCCATGGAACAGGATAGGAGAAATAACCTCATACGAGAATGCGGTCAGGGATCACATTGATATGATACAAAGCCACTCGACTGGTGCACCCATAAGGGTTGTTGTCGATTGTGGAGGCGGTGCAGGCGGAACTATAACACCATTCCTTCTACGCGAAATGGGATGCGAAGTAATCACGCTTAACTCACAGATCGACGGACATTTCCCTGCACGCAATCCAGAACCTAAAGACTCGAATCTCTGGATGCTGAAAAGAGCAGTGACCGAGTTCAAGGCTGAACTTGGTATCGCTCATGATGGTGATGCTGACAGGATGATGGCTGTGGATGAGAACGGCATTTTTGTGTCAGGTGACGAAATGCTTGCCATCTTTGCACGCTACGAATGCAAGGACAATCCGAAAGTTGTAGTCCCTGTGGACACTTCAATGATAGTCGATGATGCACTCCCGGGTTCAACTATTATCCACACTAGAGTCGGTGACGTATATGTCGCGGAGGAAATGAAGAAGCAGAAGGCTGATTTTGGCGGAGAGCCATCCGGAAGCTGGATATTCCCTAGGATATCATATTGCCCGGACGGGATCTATGCGGCAGCTCTGCTTGTTGATATTGTCAAGGAGAAAAAACTCTCTGTGCTTAGGGAGGAATTGCCACAGTACCCCACACTCAGAAGTACGGTTGAATGCGATAATTCCAGAAAATCAGAAGTCATGAAAGCTATCAGCTCAAGGCTTGCGAGCATGGGGGAAGTTTCCAGCATCGATGGTATCAGGGTTGATATGGAAGATGGATGGGTATTGGTCAGGCCATCGGGAACCGAGGCAAAGATAAGGATTACAGCAGAAGCCAGGAAGAATGTGGAAGAGCTCCATGCAAAGGTTGAGACTATTGTGAAGGAGTGCCTTCAATGA
- the glmS gene encoding glutamine--fructose-6-phosphate transaminase (isomerizing), which produces MCGIVGYIGDGQAVPIILESLKMLEYRGYDSAGVTIFNGSLETYKIAGRIKNLEDIIPENVNGSTGIGHTRWATHGKPETRNAHPHISSNVSVVHNGIIENYMQLKERLTGLGYEFKSDTDTEVIAHLLHFNMNCNGKKYLLDGLTETIKELEGSYAIAALCAEEPGILAFARKDSPLVIGIGNGSNYAASDVTAFLKHTKEVIYINDNEIGLLKPDSIDIFDLDGNSISRDTETIEWTLEAAEKAGYEHFMLKEIHEQPTSIQNTFAGKLSELEGTVTLDELYLERDEIKRLKRVTIIACGTSWNAGILGKYLFEKLAGLHTDVETASEFRYSNPVLCGEELTIAITQSGETADTLAAVRSSSSYGCRSIAITNVVGSTITRESDSVLYTRSGPEIGVAATKTFTAQLVALYMLAIHLGRIRGVVSANEAKDLIVGMKRLPGQIQKILNKKEMIKECAAQFADKRDCFFIGRYLNYPVALEGALKLKEISYIHAEGYAAGELKHGPLALITDETPVVAIATRGHTYEKILSNIKEVKARNATVIAVADDDDTEIDKYVDIVLRVPSSHELLAPVLSSVVLQLLSYYTALAKDCSIDKPRNLAKSVTVE; this is translated from the coding sequence ATGTGCGGAATAGTTGGATATATCGGCGATGGTCAGGCTGTACCTATAATACTTGAATCACTCAAAATGCTGGAATACAGAGGATATGATTCCGCAGGCGTTACGATTTTCAACGGATCACTTGAAACGTATAAGATCGCGGGGAGAATAAAGAACCTGGAAGACATAATTCCTGAGAATGTAAATGGAAGTACCGGCATAGGGCATACAAGATGGGCAACACACGGAAAACCGGAAACCAGAAATGCTCACCCGCATATTTCATCTAATGTGTCAGTGGTCCACAATGGGATTATCGAAAATTATATGCAACTCAAGGAAAGACTGACAGGTCTTGGTTACGAGTTCAAGTCTGATACGGATACTGAAGTTATAGCTCATCTTTTGCATTTTAACATGAATTGCAATGGTAAGAAATACCTGCTTGATGGCCTGACAGAAACGATAAAAGAACTTGAAGGCTCATACGCAATTGCAGCACTATGTGCTGAAGAACCAGGTATACTGGCTTTTGCCAGAAAGGACAGCCCCCTAGTCATTGGAATCGGCAATGGCAGCAATTATGCTGCATCCGACGTTACTGCTTTTTTAAAGCATACAAAAGAAGTAATATATATCAACGACAATGAGATAGGGCTTTTAAAACCAGACTCAATTGACATATTTGATCTTGATGGAAACAGCATTTCCAGGGATACGGAAACCATTGAATGGACTCTTGAAGCTGCTGAAAAAGCAGGTTACGAGCATTTTATGCTAAAAGAGATACATGAACAGCCTACTTCAATACAGAATACATTTGCAGGCAAATTATCCGAACTTGAAGGGACCGTTACACTGGATGAACTATATCTTGAGCGTGACGAGATCAAAAGACTAAAAAGAGTTACAATTATAGCCTGTGGAACCTCATGGAATGCAGGCATACTTGGCAAATACCTCTTTGAAAAACTTGCTGGCCTCCACACTGACGTGGAAACTGCATCTGAGTTCAGGTACAGTAACCCGGTACTGTGCGGAGAGGAGTTGACAATTGCCATCACACAGTCAGGTGAGACAGCAGATACCCTGGCTGCAGTCAGGAGTTCAAGCTCCTACGGATGCCGTAGTATTGCAATCACAAACGTTGTGGGTAGCACCATTACCAGAGAATCGGATAGTGTGCTATATACAAGATCCGGGCCTGAAATAGGCGTTGCTGCGACAAAGACCTTCACAGCACAGCTGGTAGCACTTTACATGCTTGCCATCCATCTTGGAAGGATACGAGGTGTTGTCAGCGCAAACGAGGCAAAGGACCTTATCGTCGGGATGAAGCGTCTCCCGGGTCAGATACAAAAAATCCTCAACAAAAAAGAAATGATAAAGGAATGTGCTGCACAGTTTGCAGACAAGAGAGATTGTTTCTTTATAGGTCGTTACCTGAATTATCCTGTGGCTCTTGAAGGGGCACTGAAACTGAAGGAGATCTCATATATACATGCTGAAGGCTATGCAGCAGGTGAACTAAAACATGGCCCTCTGGCACTTATTACTGATGAGACCCCTGTGGTTGCAATCGCCACCAGAGGACATACATATGAGAAAATACTCAGCAACATCAAGGAAGTAAAGGCACGTAATGCCACTGTCATTGCGGTGGCTGATGACGATGATACTGAGATAGACAAGTACGTTGATATTGTACTTCGAGTGCCTTCTTCACATGAACTCCTTGCACCGGTACTTTCTTCAGTAGTATTGCAATTGCTTTCATATTATACAGCACTGGCAAAGGATTGTTCTATTGATAAACCAAGGAACCTTGCAAAGAGTGTAACCGTTGAATGA
- the glmU gene encoding bifunctional sugar-1-phosphate nucleotidylyltransferase/acetyltransferase yields the protein MKAVILAAGEGKRCRPLTLTRSKVMLPVANKPILEYTINALVKNDIKDIVLVVGYEKERIMDYFEDGINFGVKIRYIEQKTQIGTAHAILQARDIIIDHGEEKFIVLNGDNIIGPDAISDLITGAEGDATLLTCKKDDVSGYGVIVAKGKRVSEIIEKPKTLVSRLINTGIYLFRTEIFEMIENTQISATGEYAITDTLQAMIDNGMNVTMTATNAEWLDAAFSWNLLEANTIVLGDLEPDTTNAKIEDGVNIKGSVSIGKNTTIRAGSYIVGPVVIGDNCDIGPNVVILPSTSIGNNVSIASFSYIKNSILMNDVRISTHSNVSSSVLGSNVSTGPNFITEEGDDMLIQIEGELQNAGKLGTVIGDDTEIGGNVLVRAGNMLSINCRISSGKTISEDIPTDSIVI from the coding sequence CCCATTCTCGAATACACCATCAATGCCCTTGTAAAGAACGATATCAAGGACATTGTTCTGGTAGTAGGATATGAAAAAGAACGTATTATGGACTATTTTGAAGACGGGATCAATTTTGGTGTCAAAATAAGATACATCGAACAAAAAACACAGATCGGAACAGCACATGCTATCCTTCAGGCACGGGATATTATTATCGACCATGGCGAAGAGAAATTCATTGTTTTAAACGGAGACAATATAATAGGTCCCGATGCGATATCAGATCTAATAACCGGAGCAGAGGGTGATGCAACACTCCTTACCTGTAAAAAGGATGACGTTAGTGGCTATGGAGTAATAGTTGCAAAAGGGAAACGTGTCAGTGAGATAATTGAAAAACCCAAGACCCTTGTAAGCCGCCTGATCAATACAGGAATCTATCTTTTCAGGACTGAAATATTTGAAATGATAGAAAATACACAGATATCTGCAACGGGTGAATATGCCATCACAGACACTCTTCAGGCAATGATCGATAATGGAATGAATGTGACAATGACAGCAACCAATGCAGAATGGCTTGATGCCGCTTTCTCATGGAACCTGCTGGAAGCGAACACAATTGTACTTGGTGATCTTGAACCTGATACTACAAATGCAAAAATAGAAGATGGAGTTAATATAAAAGGCAGTGTATCCATTGGCAAAAACACAACCATCAGAGCAGGATCATATATAGTAGGACCTGTTGTCATTGGAGATAATTGTGACATAGGACCTAATGTTGTCATTCTCCCTTCCACTAGCATCGGAAATAACGTTTCAATAGCTTCATTCTCATATATCAAAAACAGTATTCTCATGAACGATGTGCGTATCAGCACACACAGTAATGTGTCCAGTTCCGTACTCGGAAGTAACGTTTCAACAGGACCCAACTTCATCACTGAAGAAGGTGATGATATGCTTATACAGATAGAAGGCGAGCTTCAAAATGCAGGAAAGCTTGGGACCGTTATAGGTGACGATACAGAGATTGGAGGCAACGTCCTTGTCCGTGCAGGGAACATGCTATCCATAAATTGTCGCATAAGTTCAGGTAAAACAATCTCTGAGGATATCCCCACAGATTCTATAGTAATTTAG